One Pyrus communis chromosome 4, drPyrComm1.1, whole genome shotgun sequence genomic region harbors:
- the LOC137731907 gene encoding alpha-1,4 glucan phosphorylase L-2 isozyme, chloroplastic/amyloplastic-like, giving the protein MAALPFSTKSTPSKFVSTFIHSNHIRRNSRPFFITTTTCSRSRARRQLRVKNVATDDKDVATQTQQGSLATIPPDSSSIASNIKYHAEFTPSFSIESFALPKAFYATAESVRDMLIVNWNATYEYYDRLNVKQAYYLSMEFLQGRALLNAIGNLELSGAYADALKMLGHNLEDVARQEPDAALGNGGLGRLASCFLDSLATQNYPAWGYGLRYKYGLFKQHITKDGQEEVAENWLEMGNPWEIPRNDVSYPVKFYGEVVSGLDGKKTWIGGENVTAVAYDVPIPGFKTKTTINLRLWSTKVAPEEFDLHAFNTGDHAKAYAALKNAEKICYILYPGDESMEGKSVRLKQQYTLCSASLQDIVARFERRSGESVKWEEFPEKVAVQMNDTHPTLCIPELIRILMDVKGLSWTEAWVITRRTVAYTNHTVLPEALEKWSLQLIQELLPRHVEIIKTIDEELIHTIIAEYGTEDLNLLEQKLREMRILDNINLPDSVIGILCKSEESSAVDHVEEVDFSDKEAKTTDEVGLSKGLDTNTKNEVTFEPDPKLPKTVRMANLCIAGGHAVNGVAEIHSEIVKNEVFNDFYKLWPEKFQNKTNGVTPRRWIRFCNPGLSKIITKWIGTDDWVRNTDMLVTLRKFADNEDLQSEWREAKRRNKIKVASFLKEKTGYLVNPDAMFDVQVKRIHEYKRQLLNILGIIFRYKKMKEMSPEERKAKFVPRVCIFGGKAFATYIQAKRIVKFITDVGATVNCDRDIGDLLKVVFVPDYNVSVAEVLIPSSELSQHISTAGMEASGTSNMKFAMNGCVQIGTLDGANVEIREEVGEDNFFLFGAHAHEIAGLRKERSEGKFVPDPRFEEVKAFVRTGVFGPYNYDELMGSLEGNEGYGRADYFLVGKDFPSYLECQDKVDEAYRDQKRWTRKSILNTAGSYKFSSDRTIHEYARDIWKIEPVVLQ; this is encoded by the exons ATGGCGGCATTACCATTCTCCACGAAATCGACGCCGTCAAAGTTCGTCTCAACCTTCATACACTCCAACCACATAAGAAGAAACTCGAGACCCTTTTTTATCACAACAACCACTTGTTCCCGCAGCCGAGCAAGGAGGCAGCTTCGTGTGAAGAACGTGGCGACTGATGACAAAGATGTCGCCACTCAAACCCAACAAG GCAGTTTGGCTACAATTCCTCCGgattcttcatccattgcatcGAATATCAAATACCATGCCGAATTCACACCCTCTTTCTCTATCGAATCTTTTGCGCTTCCCAAGGCATTCTACGCTACCGCTGAAAGTGTTCGTGACATGCTCATTGTTAATTGGAACGCTACATATGAGTACTATGACAGGCTGAATGTAAAGCAGGCATATTATCTCTCAATGGAGTTTCTACAG GGAAGAGCATTGCTGAATGCCATTGGTAACTTGGAGCTTTCGGGGGCTTATGCAGACGCCTTGAAAATGCTAGGGCACAATCTAGAGGATGTAGCTAGGCAG GAACCGGATGCTGCGCTTGGTAATGGTGGGTTGGGGAGGCTTGCTTCATGCTTTTTGGACTCCCTGGCCACTCAAAATTACCCGGCATGGGGATACGGACTCAGATACAAGTATGGCTTATTTAAACAGCACATTACAAAAGATGGGCAGGAGGAAGTTGCTGAAAATTGGCTGGAG ATGGGAAATCCGTGGGAAATTCCAAGAAATGATGTGAGCTATCCTGTAAAATTCTACGGCGAAGTTGTTTCTGGGCTAGATGGAAAAAAGACATGGATTGGAGGAGAAAATGTCACAGCGGTTGCCTATGATGTCCCCATACCAggatttaaaactaaaaccaCCATAAACCTTCGACTTTGGTCCACAAAAGTAGCACCAGAAGAGTTTGATTTACATGCTTTCAACACTGGAGATCATGCCAAGGCGTATGCAGCTCTAAAGAATGCCGaaaag ATCTGTTATATATTGTACCCTGGGGATGAATCCATGGAGGGAAAATCAGTTCGGTTAAAGCAACAGTACACATTGTGTTCGGCTTCTCTCCAAGATATAGTTGCGCGGTTTGAGAGAAGATCGGGGGAGTCTGTGAAATGGGAGGAGTTTCCTGAGAAGGTTGCAGTGCAGATGAATGATACTCATCCAACTCTCTGCATCCCGGAGTTGATAAGGATATTGATGGACGTTAAGGGCTTGAGCTGGACGGAAGCCTGGGTTATTACTCGAAG AACTGTTGCATACACTAATCATACAGTATTACCTGAGGCATTGGAGAAATGGAGTTTGCAGCTCATACAGGAATTACTTCCTCGACACGTTGAGATCATAAAAACGATTGATGAGGAG CTAATTCATACCATTATTGCTGAGTACGGCACAGAGGATCTTAACTTGTTGGAACAAAAACTGAGAGAAATGAGAATTCTTGATAATATCAATCTGCCTGACTCAGTCATTGGAATTCTCTGTAAATCAGAAGAAAGTTCTGCAGTTGATCACGTTGAGGAAGTTGATTTTTCTGATAAAGAAGCTAAAACCACTGATGAAGTAGGTCTATCTAAAGGACTGGACACTAATACAAAAAATGAGGTTACATTTGAACCGGATCCTAAACTTCCAAAGACGGTGAGAATGGCTAATCTATGCATTGCTGGTGGACATGCAGTAAACGGTGTTGCTGAGATTCACAGCGAAATAGTGAAGAATGAAGTATTTAACGATTTCTATAAG TTGTGGCCTGAGAAATTTCAAAACAAGACAAATGGGGTGACACCGAGAAGATGGATTCGTTTCTGCAATCCAGGTCTAAGTAAAATTATAACCAAATGGATTGGAACAGACGATTGGGTAAGAAATACTGACATGTTGGTCACCCTTCGGAAG TTTGCTGATAATGAAGATCTCCAATCCGAATGGAGGGAAGCGAAAAGGAGAAACAAGATTAAGGTTGCATCCTTCCTCAAGGAAAAAACTGGTTATCTAGTCAACCCTGACGCAATGTTTGATGTGCAA GTGAAGCGCATTCATGAATACAAACGGCAGCTATTGAACATCCTGGGTATCATTTTTCGctacaagaaaatgaaggaaatgaGTCCTGAGGAAAGAAAAGCAAAGTTTGTTCCAAGGGTGTGTATATTTGGAGGAAAGGCATTCGCAACCTACATCCAAGCGAAGAGGATTGTGAAATTTATCACAGATGTAGGAGCCACTGTGAATTGCGATCGGGACATAGGTGACCTTTTAAAG GTTGTGTTTGTTCCTGACTACAATGTCAGTGTTGCTGAAGTGCTTATTCCCAGTAGTGAGCTCTCCCAGCATATCAG CACTGCTGGAATGGAGGCGAGTGGAACTAGCAACATGAAGTTTGCAATGAATGGTTGCGTACAAATTGGAACCCTAGATGGGGCAAATGTCGAAATAAGAGAAGAGGTTGGAGAGGACAACTTTTTCCTCTTTGGTGCACATGCTCATGAAATTGCCGGGCTAAGGAAAGAAAGATCTGAAGGAAAG TTCGTTCCGGACCCGCGGTTCGAAGAAGTGAAGGCATTTGTGAGAACCGGCGTGTTTGGTCCTTACAACTATGATGAACTCATGGGATCATTGGAAGGAAATGAAGGTTATGGTCGTGCTGATTACTTTCTCGTTGGCAAGGACTTCCCTAGTTACCTTGAGTGCCAAGACAAGGTTGATGAGGCATATCGAGACCAAAAG AGATGGACGAGGAAGTCGATTTTGAACACAGCTGGTTCGTACAAGTTCAGCAGTGACCGTACAATTCATGAATACGCGAGAGACATATGGAAGATTGAACCTGTTGTTTTACAGTAG
- the LOC137730517 gene encoding putative SNAP25 homologous protein SNAP30, with translation MFGLKKSPAKIAQADSDAGKNTLNPARRTSSEPMLVTPDFSNEKKPLEQQSMQELEKYAVNKAEETTKSVNNCLRIAEDIRGDATRTLDMLHQQGEQITRTHMAAVDIDKDLSRGEKILNNLGGMFSMPWKPKKTKDISGPDLSLAAPKKADPQQKEKLGIAPKGRSAPATPPPEGSGALQKVEHEKAKQDGALSDLSNILGDLKGMAMDMGSEIDRQNKAIDSLSDDVDELNSRVKGANQRTRRLLG, from the exons ATGTTTGGGTTAAAAAAATCACCTGCAAAGATTGCTCAAGCTGATTCAGATGCCGGGAAGAACACGCTTAACCCCGCAAGAAGAACTTCTTCGGAACCTATGCTTGTCACCCCGGATTTCAGTAACGAAAAAAAACCATTAGAGCAGCAGAGTATGCAAGAGTTAGAGAAATATGCCGTTAACAAGGCCGAGGAgacaacaaagagtgtcaacaACTGCCTCAGGATTGCTGAGGACATCAGAGGGGATGCGACAAGGACACTTGACATGTTGCACCAGCAGGGTGAGCAAATTACAAGGACTCACATGGCGGCTGTTGATATCGATAAGGATTTGAGTCGG GGTGAGAAGATTTTAAACAATCTTGGAGGCATGTTCTCAATGCCTTGGAAGCCGAAGAAGACCAAGGATATTTCGGGGCCTGATTTGTCATTAG CTGCACCCAAAAAAGCTGACCCACAGCAGAAGGAAAAGTTGGGTATAGCTCCGAAAGGGCGGTCAGCTCCTGCGACGCCTCCTCCCGAAGGATCAGGTGCCTTGCAAAAAGTCGAG CATGAGAAGGCAAAGCAAGATGGTGCTCTTTCAGACCTAAGCAATATATTGGGGGATTTGAAGGGTATGGCTATGGACATGGGAAGTGAAATCGACAG GCAAAACAAAGCTATTGATAGTCTCTCTGACGATGTTGATGAGCTTAACTCTCGAGTGAAAGGTGCCAATCAACGTACACGACGATTGCTTGGGTGA
- the LOC137731321 gene encoding CLAVATA3/ESR (CLE)-related protein 9-like encodes MTKSSLSSFSFPSSTFGLRRRFLMAAAAFFISLLFVTSAAAPISNPINVTPRNRHHHRNCDHPTSVSESSSAQLRSLCLQLTHHRIFHGYLPLSPPPLSSSSPSQPAHDDHQDQDGHEIDPRYGVEKRLVPSGPNPLHN; translated from the coding sequence ATGACGAagagctctctctcttctttttcgtTTCCCTCCTCCACTTTCGGCCTCCGGCGGCGTTTTCTAATGGCCGCGGCGGCATTCTTCATTTCACTACTTTTTGTCACATCAGCTGCCGCACCCATCTCTAACCCAATCAATGTTACGCCAAGAAACCGCCACCACCACCGTAATTGCGATCATCCGACTTCAGTTTCGGAATCGTCGAGTGCCCAGTTACGTTCTTTGTGCCTTCAACTCACACACCACAGAATATTCCACGGCTACCTTCCCCTCTCGCCGCCACCACTATCCTCGTCGAGCCCCTCACAGCCGGCTCACGACGACCATCAAGATCAAGATGGTCACGAGATTGACCCAAGATACGGCGTCGAGAAGAGACTCGTCCCCTCCGGTCCCAACCCTCTTCACAATTGA
- the LOC137731440 gene encoding probable leucine-rich repeat receptor-like protein kinase At1g35710, which produces MVVRLPIAAFSLVLLLVFPPLLLDAKTLKRDMKALNEIKASLGWRVVYAWVGDDPCGDGDLPPWSGVTCSTQGDYRVVTELEVYAVSIVGPFPTAVTNLLDLTRLDLHNNKLTGPIPPQIGRLKRLKMLNLRWNKLQDVIPPEIGGLKSLTHLHLSFNSFKGEIPKELANLPELRYLYLQENRLVGRIPPELGTLQNLRHLDVGNNHLVGTIRELIRIEGCFPALRNLYLNNNYLTGGIPAQLASLSKLEILYLSYNKMSGIVPLGLSHIPRLTYLYLDHNQFSGRIPDAFYKHPFLKDMYIEGNAFRPGVKPIGIHKVLELTDAEFLV; this is translated from the exons ATGGTGGTTCGTCTTCCAATTGCCGCGTTTTCTCTGGTCCTCCTCCTCGTCTTCCCTCCGCTGCTTCTCGACGCCAAAACCCTCAAACGCGACA tgAAAGCACTGAACGAGATCAAGGCTTCGCTGGGGTGGAGAGTGGTGTACGCCTGGGTAGGCGACGATCCGTGCGGAGACGGCGACCTTCCCCCGTGGTCCGGTGTCACTTGCTCCACTCAAGGCGATTACCGAGTCGTCACCGAGTT GGAGGTGTATGCAGTGTCAATTGTTGGGCCTTTCCCTACTGCTGTCACCAATCTCTTGGATCTCACTAGGCT GGATCTCCATAACAACAAGTTAACCGGCCCTATTCCTCCGCAAATCGGACGTTTGAAGCGTCTCAAAATGCT TAACTTGAGATGGAATAAGCTACAAGATGTCATTCCTCCTGAAATTGGTGGATTGAAGAGTTTAACCCATTT GCATCTAAGCTTTAATAGTTTTAAAGGAGAAATCCCGAAGGAGCTTGCTAATCTTCCTGAGCTTCGCTATCTGTATCTGCAAGAAAATCGCCTTGTTGGGCGGATTCCTCCAGAACTAGGAACTCTGCAAAATCTTCGGCATTT GGACGTTGGTAACAATCATTTGGTGGGTACTATTAGGGAACTCATACGTATTGAGGGCTGCTTTCCCGCTTTGCGTAACCT TTACCTAAACAACAACTATCTTACCGGAGGAATTCCAGCACAGCTCGCAAGCTTGTCCAAACTGGAAATACT GTACCTATCTTACAACAAGATGTCTGGGATAGTTCCATTAGGACTTTCCCATATTCCGAGACTGACGTACTT gTACTTGGATCACAATCAATTTTCAGGAAGAATTCCTGATGCCTTCTACAAACACCCGTTCTTGAAAGACAT GTATATTGAAGGGAATGCATTCCGACCAGGTGTAAAACCAATAGGCATACACAAAGTTCTCGAGCTCACAGACGCAGAATTTCTCGTCTAG
- the LOC137731324 gene encoding heparanase-like protein 2 — MEVRGAAIFFICVSWFSLGLAEYVEVRVKGVTSIATTDDNFICATLDWWPADKCDYGQCPWGKAGIFNLDLSNKILHNAVKAFNPMRIRVGGSLQDQVSYGVGFGDKSCNRFKKNDSGLFGFSEACLHHKRWDELNQFFNKTKAKVTFGLNALHGKKVSSEDKSLRIGDWNAQNSRDLMEYTIAKGYQIDSYELGNELSGSGVSARIESEQYAKDMKKLKEVVTELYPDASNRPKVLGPAGFYDKEWFENFLQATGPGVVDGVTHHLYNLGPGVDPELIDKVQDPFFLSEIAQTFYDLSNTIQQFGPWLEAWVGEAGGAYNSGGKDVSHTFADGFWYLDQLGITSTYNHKVYCKQALIGGNYALLNTTTFIPNPDYYGALLWHRLMGTRVLSTMNFGSPYLRAYCHCTKNQKGVTLLLINMSNTTTFDVAVLPDYNLYRRQILTTRKYGAKGEPEREEYHLTPEGGNIQSDVVLLNGTPLKLTNASDIPEMKPKLVDPTSTISVAADSIVFVSIKNFHAPACA, encoded by the exons ATGGAGGTTAGAGGAGCagccatattttttatttgtgtatcGTGGTTTTCATTAGGTTTAGCTGAGTACGTTGAAGTGAGAGTCAAGGGAGTGACTTCCATAGCCACCACAGATGATAACTTCATCTGTGCAACTTTGGACTGGTGGCCTGCTGACAAATGTGACTACGGTCAGTGCCCATGGGGGAAGGCTGGCATTTTTAATCTG GATTTGAGTAACAAGATCTTGCACAATGCTGTCAAGG CTTTCAATCCAATGAGAATCAGAGTTGGAGGCTCATTGCAAGATCAGGTCAGTTATGGTGTAGGGTTTGGAGATAAATCATGCAACCGTTTCAAGAAAAATGATTCGGGTTTGTTCGGATTCAGCGAAGCTTGCCTTCACCATAAAAGATGGGATGAGCTCAATCAGTTCTTTAACAAAACGAA AGCTAAAGTCACATTTGGTTTGAATGCCTTGCATGGGAAGAAAGTATCTTCTGAAGACAAAAGTCTTCGAATCGGCGATTGGAACGCTCAAAATTCTCGTGATCTGATGGAGTACACAATTGCAAAGGGATACCAGATTGATTCATATGAGCTTG GGAATGAGCTATCCGGGAGTGGAGTATCTGCAAGAATAGAAAGTGAGCAATATGCAAAAGACATGAAAAAGCTCAAAGAAGTTGTGACAGAATTGTACCCCGATGCCTCAAATCGACCTAAGGTTTTAGGCCCTGCTGGATTTTACGACAAGGAATGGTTCGAAAACTTCCTGCAGGCCACGGGGCCAGGCGTTGTTGATGGTGTAACTCATCACTTATACAATCTTGGTCCAG GTGTTGATCCCGAGCTTATTGACAAGGTTCAAGATCCATTTTTTCTGTCAGAGATAGCTCAAACATTTTACGACTTGTCGAATACAATCCAGCAGTTTGGGCCATGGTTGGAAGCTTGGGTTGGGGAAGCAGGTGGAGCTTATAACAGTGGTGGCAAAGATGTCTCACATACTTTTGCTGATGGCTTTTG GTATTTGGACCAGCTCGGCATAACATCGACCTACAACCACAAGGTTTACTGCAAACAAGCCTTGATTGGAGGGAACTATGCTCTACTTAACACCACCACATTCATCCCTAATCCCGATTATTACGG TGCACTCTTGTGGCATAGACTAATGGGAACTAGGGTTCTTTCCACCATGAACTTTGGCTCTCCTTATCTGAGAGCATATTGCCATTGCACAAAGAATCAG AAAGGGGTCACACTACTTCTGATCAACATGTCCAACACCACGACCTTCGACGTCGCTGTTCTCCCCGATTATAATTTGTACCGGAGGCAAATACTTACGACGAGAAAGTACGGTGCTAAAGGTGAACCAGAAAGAGAAGAGTATCATTTGACACCAGAAGGTGGCAACATTCAAAGTGATGTGGTGTTGCTCAATGGAACTCCTTTGAAACTCACAAACGCATCAGACATTCCGGAAATGAAACCAAAACTCGTTGATCCCACTTCAACGATCAGCGTTGCGGCGGATTCAATCGTCTTTGTATCTATAAAAAATTTCCATGCCCCGGCCTGCGCTTAA
- the LOC137730572 gene encoding remorin 1.4-like, with amino-acid sequence MSQDYDANRAIEHATAVAAAAFAIKSTEDSALSDEEMTGNERKPTLVRITSGKEETAISKPEPGRFSKIFSGAGSRKSITPAREDPDGKVPITIATTGEKPEKAVLPDRIKPQTAPPPPPPPPPPLQPPSIKRTPTFDDKRSSSAGGVKPETAAPKPNLSATTKSESPWDETKKATSTGPGIRKTQADIWEETKIARLKARYETQKATILEWENKKKKKCRNHLDKKQQSEVAEKREKALRKFAAEMEYIKEIAEGARAQAEERHRNGVLKVKQKAKEMRRTGKAPKTCFCF; translated from the exons ATGAGTCAAGACTACGATGCTAACAGAGCAATAGAGCATGCAACTGCAGTGGCAGCTGCTGCATTTGCCATTAAATCAACCGAAGATTCGGCCCTCTCTGACGAGGAAATGACGGGCAATGAGCGTAAACCAACTTTGGTGAGGATCACGAGCGGAAAGGAAGAAACGGCAATTTCAAAGCCGGAACCTGGAAGattttccaaaatattctcag GTGCAGGTTCGAGGAAAAgtat TACTCCAGCACGAGAAGATCCAGATGGTAAGGTGCCAATAACCATTGCCACAACCGGGGAGAAGCCAGAAAAGGCTGTCCTTCCTGACCGTATAAAACCTCAAactgcaccaccaccaccaccaccaccaccaccaccccttcAACCACCATCTATCAAGAGAACTCCAACTTTTGATGATAAACGGTCGAGCAGCGCTGGCGGTGTAAAACCTGAAACTGCAGCACCAAAACCCAATTTGTCTGCCACTACGAAATCCGAAAGCCCTTGGGATGAAACCAAGAAGGCGACTTCAACAGGACCTGGAATAAGGAAAACACAAGCAGATATTTGGGAGGAAACCAAGATTGCTAGACTCAAAGCAAG GTATGAGACGCAAAAAGCCACAATACTCGAATgggagaacaagaagaagaagaaatgcagAAACCATCTCGATAAAAAACAG CAAAGTGAAGTAgcggaaaaaagagaaaaagcacTACGAAAGTTCGCCGCAGAGATGGAATATATCAAAGAGATAGCAGAAGGAGCTAGGGCACAGGCAGAGGAGAGGCACAGAAATGGTGTCTTGAAGGTGAAACAAAAGGCAAAAGAAATGAGAAGAACAGGGAAAGCTCCTAAAACATGCTTCTGCTTCTAA
- the LOC137730571 gene encoding uncharacterized protein yields MWGFASNAITSIGLKRSSSEPSRVCLDSSDDEVCSNSSREEGLECPICLESFNIVENVPHVLWCGHTLCRNCVLGLQWAIVKFSSQKFKIPFFISCPWCYLLSLRLIYKGNLKFPRKNFFLLWMVESFNGDRVKFVPAISGENQQIGSPRASFAIGNQAGNGNLRRNHSSCPSLSRYNRDDRGGRVERHLFSLHKSLDCFIHITSKFPLVILFLVIAFFAIPGSAIVLAIYLLLTVVFAIPSFLLLYFAYPILERLVKEITS; encoded by the coding sequence ATGTGGGGTTTTGCTTCAAATGCCATCACAAGCATTGGACTAAAAAGAAGCtcatcagagccaagtcgggtTTGCTTGGACTCCTCGGATGATGAAGTCTGCTCGAATTCAAGCCGAGAGGAAGGGTTAGAATGCCCTATATGCCTGGAATCTTTCAACATTGTCGAGAATGTGCCCCATGTCTTATGGTGCGGCCATACCCTATGCAGAAACTGTGTCCTGGGGCTTCAATGGGCCATTGTAAAGTTTTCCTCTCAAAAGTTTAAGATACCATTCTTCATTTCTTGCCCTTGGTGCTACCTGTTGTCTTTGCGGCTGATTTATAAGGGCAATCTAAAGTTTCCTCGCAAGAATTTCTTCCTTCTGTGGATGGTTGAGAGCTTTAATGGTGATAGGGTAAAATTTGTTCCTGCAATCAGTGGGGAAAACCAACAAATTGGTTCTCCAAGAGCAAGTTTCGCTATTGGAAATCAAGCTGGCAATGGTAACCTGAGGAGGAACCATTCTAGTTGTCCTTCACTATCAAGGTATAACCGTGATGATAGAGGTGGCCGTGTGGAGCGGCATCTATTCTCCCTGCACAAGTCTTTGGATTGCTTCATTCACATTACATCCAAGTTCCCATTAGTCATATTGTTTCTCGTGATTGCATTTTTTGCAATACCCGGCAGTGCTATAGTTTTGGCAATCTACTTGTTACTCACAGTGGTTTTTGCAATCCCATCGTTCTTGTTATTGTACTTTGCATACCCTATTTTGGAGAGGCTGGTAAAGGAGATAACCTCGTGA
- the LOC137732558 gene encoding uncharacterized protein At5g39570-like produces the protein MDRRHGSEDYEEEEGASSQPRQRNMTKSKPAGGGHVDEDDQSQHRQKKPAYDGSREEYGNEEDRDRYGERKSSKPKSSVAYSSREDEDEYDERKPNKPKAAAKVAYGSTEDEDEYSERKPNKPKVAAKATYSSREDEDEYGETKLNNPKAAAKTTYGSTEDEDEYGELKSNKPKTVAKTAVTYGSTEDEDEYGERKPNKPKAAAKAGYGSTEDEVGYGERKPNKPKAVAKAAYGSREDEDEYGETKPNKPKAATKTAYGSTEDEDEYGERKSNKPKAVAKAAVTYGSTEDEDEYGERKPNKPKAAAKVAYGSTEDEVEYGERKPNKPKATAKAAYGSSEEYGGEDDQDEYGQRKPGKPKAAAKQAYSSEGYGDEDDQEHREKKPSSGSARKAAKGSKPEKDRDVEDDQYLEKKAVVAKPSKSTYGDEKDEQNEHRERKVGTDGKHVGGVGAEKAKAGGAKEKGEKPSMGDVMSSAKIVAGANKGDKFDKAEVCKAASTILGAASAYGGFDDKEGIGSYLSKAEGMLRKYGGSGQEGDGGGPKTSVSHSSASEEKKKKSNDSNESGGGTKKPTKRDDGEEDGGGGVGGYLKMAQGFWKG, from the coding sequence ATGGATCGGCGTCATGGTTCTGAAGATTacgaggaggaagaaggagctTCTAGTCAGCCCCGCCAGAGAAATATGACCAAATCTAAACCTGCTGGAGGAGGGCACGTAGACGAAGATGACCAAAGCCAACATCGCCAGAAAAAACCAGCTTACGACGGTTCGCGCGAAGAGTATGGCAACGAAGAAGATCGAGACCGATATGGTGAGAGAAAATCCAGCAAACCGAAATCATCAGTAGCTTACAGTTCgagggaagatgaagatgaatatGACGAGAGAAAACCCAACAAGCCGAAAGCCGCTGCGAAAGTAGCTTACGGTTCGacggaagatgaagatgaatacAGCGAGAGAAAACCTAACAAGCCGAAAGTCGCTGCGAAAGCGACTTACAGTTCgagggaagatgaagatgaatacGGCGAGACAAAACTCAACAATCCGAAAGCCGCTGCGAAAACGACTTACGGTTCAacggaagatgaagatgaatacGGCGAGCTAAAATCTAACAAGCCGAAAACCGTTGCGAAAACGGCGGTGACATACGGTTCAacggaagatgaagatgaatacGGTGAGAGAAAACCCAACAAGCCGAAAGCCGCTGCAAAAGCGGGTTACGGTTCGACAGAAGATGAAGTTGGATACGGCGAGAGAAAACCCAACAAGCCGAAAGCCGTTGCGAAAGCGGCTTACGGTTCGAGGGAAGATGAAGACGAATACGGCGAGACAAAACCCAACAAGCCGAAAGCCGCTACAAAAACGGCTTACGGTTCAacggaagatgaagatgaatacGGCGAGCGAAAATCCAACAAGCCGAAAGCCGTTGCGAAAGCGGCGGTGACTTACGGTTCGacggaagatgaagatgaatacGGCGAGAGAAAACCCAACAAACCGAAAGCCGCTGCAAAAGTGGCTTACGGTTCGACGGAAGATGAAGTTGAATATGGCGAGAGAAAACCCAACAAGCCGAAAGCCACTGCGAAAGCGGCTTACGGTTCAAGTGAAGAGTATGGGGGCGAAGATGATCAGGATGAATATGGCCAAAGGAAACCTGGCAAACCAAAGGCCGCTGCGAAACAAGCTTATAGTTCTGAGGGTTATGGAGATGAAGATGATCAGGAACATCGCGAAAAAAAACCTAGCTCGGGTTCTGCTAGGAAAGCAGCCAAAGGCTCGAAACCTGAAAAGGATAGGGATGTGGAGGATGATCAATACCTCGAGAAAAAAGCCGTTGTTGCTAAACCATCAAAGTCAACTTATGGGGATGAAAAGGATGAGCAGAATGAACATCGTGAGCGGAAAGTGGGCACTGACGGGAAACATGTTGGTGGTGTGGGGGCGGAGAAAGCGAAAGCAGGAGGAGCGAAGGAGAAAGGTGAAAAGCCATCAATGGGGGATGTGATGTCGAGTGCGAAGATTGTGGCGGGCGCCAATAAAGGGGACAAGTTCGACAAAGCTGAGGTTTGCAAGGCTGCCAGTACCATTCTAGGTGCTGCCTCGGCGTACGGCGGTTTCGACGACAAAGAAGGCATCGGGAGTTACCTCAGCAAAGCAGAGGGTATGCTTCGCAAGTATGGTGGCAGTGGCCAAGAAGGTGACGGAGGTGGCCCCAAAACTTCTGTTTCTCATTCTTCAGCTTctgaggagaagaagaagaaaagtaatGATTCAAATGAGAGCGGTGGGGGCACGAAGAAGCCCACTAAAAGGGATGACGGTGAAgaggatggtggtggtggagttgGGGGCTATCTGAAGATGGCTCAGGGTTTCTGGAAGGGCTAA